One Fusobacterium ulcerans DNA segment encodes these proteins:
- the nrdD gene encoding anaerobic ribonucleoside-triphosphate reductase: protein MHKIEVIKRNGSIVTFNKEKIEKVLEKIDKEVKFIDKVTIKQMMDDIVIKINGHTRMSVEAIQDIVFYTLCTNGLFEQAKAFQTYRTQRAEQRLKEANGVFRHMTDIVDVGDRENSNKNSMLPSVQRDLIAGEYFRYILEKNIDKELWAAHRKKTIHWHDSDVDTKLTNCCLFNIEDMLRNGTRITNADVCQPNSVGTAMNIAMQIMASISASQYGGVSLPNFNEVFAEYAKKNFKKNFMRAYNDKLSTETNISRVTEEDIEKEFGEINSGNEKLAAEKHVEFQIAKERTAKDIYDACQLFEYQTNSILGSASQTPFSTITFNIPTSWESEHIILSYLKVRQTGLGEKHIPAIFPKLSYMVVDGYNFKKGDKYFYITEEVSKCIANTYYPDILFYSKDDYDAGKYYARMGCRSRVNHEYQVDGQYQHYGRFNYGVATLNVPQIALDVLKDERYGGAEGNRLERFLDILEKRKDLMKKAIQTRFENVRHLQAKKAPILFQYGGIARLEPDDSIEELLKTDRASVSYGFLGLDDAVRILSDDKENISTEKGHEMGIAIMEAIRKQADEIKVETGLPVSVYGTPAESSIATFFSKDVENYGDIMPEWLREREYYTNSFHFSSELPIDSFDKIDVEAPFIKYCNGGNIMYVENGGKTYNNEAIIELIQYAHDAGIEYFAVNTISDVCYECGYTGEISYNEKTASYKCPHCGNEDGMKMKIQRRCCGYISNYNITHALEGRMKEIKNRAIHVK from the coding sequence ATGCATAAAATAGAAGTAATTAAGAGGAATGGCTCTATTGTGACTTTTAACAAAGAAAAAATAGAAAAAGTTTTAGAAAAAATAGATAAGGAAGTAAAATTCATTGATAAAGTTACCATTAAACAAATGATGGATGACATTGTAATAAAAATTAATGGACATACAAGAATGTCAGTGGAAGCTATACAAGATATAGTTTTCTATACTTTATGTACTAATGGATTGTTTGAACAGGCTAAAGCTTTCCAAACATATAGGACACAAAGAGCAGAACAAAGATTAAAAGAAGCTAATGGTGTATTTAGACATATGACTGATATAGTAGATGTAGGAGATAGAGAGAACAGCAATAAAAACTCTATGCTTCCTTCAGTACAAAGAGATTTGATTGCTGGAGAATATTTCAGATATATACTTGAAAAGAATATAGATAAGGAATTATGGGCAGCTCATAGAAAAAAAACTATACACTGGCATGATTCAGATGTAGATACTAAGCTTACTAACTGTTGTCTGTTCAATATAGAGGACATGCTTAGAAATGGAACTAGAATAACTAATGCAGATGTTTGCCAGCCAAACTCTGTAGGAACAGCTATGAATATTGCTATGCAGATAATGGCAAGTATTTCAGCCAGTCAATATGGTGGAGTTTCTCTTCCAAACTTCAATGAAGTGTTTGCTGAATATGCAAAGAAAAACTTTAAGAAAAATTTCATGAGAGCTTATAATGATAAATTATCTACTGAAACAAATATCTCAAGGGTAACTGAAGAAGATATAGAGAAAGAGTTTGGAGAAATAAATTCAGGAAATGAAAAACTTGCTGCTGAAAAACATGTTGAATTTCAAATTGCTAAAGAAAGAACAGCAAAGGACATCTATGATGCCTGTCAATTATTTGAATATCAGACTAACAGTATATTAGGAAGTGCAAGTCAGACTCCATTCAGTACAATTACTTTTAATATTCCTACATCTTGGGAATCTGAGCATATAATATTATCTTATCTTAAAGTAAGACAAACAGGACTTGGAGAAAAGCATATACCAGCTATTTTCCCAAAACTTTCTTATATGGTGGTAGATGGCTACAACTTTAAAAAGGGAGATAAATATTTCTATATTACAGAAGAAGTGTCTAAATGTATAGCAAATACTTATTATCCTGATATTTTATTCTACTCTAAAGATGATTATGATGCAGGAAAATATTATGCTAGAATGGGATGTCGTAGCAGAGTAAATCATGAGTATCAAGTTGATGGACAATATCAGCACTATGGAAGATTTAACTATGGAGTGGCAACACTGAATGTACCTCAAATTGCTTTAGATGTATTAAAAGATGAACGTTATGGAGGAGCAGAGGGAAATAGACTGGAAAGATTCCTTGATATTCTTGAAAAAAGAAAAGATCTTATGAAAAAAGCTATACAAACAAGATTTGAAAATGTAAGACACCTTCAGGCTAAAAAAGCTCCTATTTTATTCCAGTATGGAGGAATAGCAAGATTAGAACCAGATGACAGCATTGAGGAATTATTAAAAACTGACAGAGCTTCTGTATCTTATGGATTCCTTGGATTAGATGACGCTGTAAGAATATTATCAGATGATAAGGAAAATATATCTACAGAAAAAGGTCATGAAATGGGTATTGCTATAATGGAAGCTATCAGAAAACAAGCTGATGAAATAAAAGTAGAAACAGGACTACCTGTATCTGTATATGGTACTCCTGCTGAAAGTTCAATAGCAACATTCTTCAGCAAAGATGTTGAGAACTATGGAGATATAATGCCAGAATGGTTGAGAGAAAGAGAGTACTATACAAACTCATTCCATTTCTCATCTGAACTGCCAATAGATTCTTTTGATAAAATAGATGTAGAAGCACCATTTATTAAATACTGCAATGGTGGAAATATTATGTATGTAGAAAATGGTGGAAAAACATATAATAATGAAGCTATAATAGAACTTATTCAATATGCTCATGATGCAGGTATAGAGTACTTTGCAGTAAATACTATTTCAGATGTATGCTATGAATGTGGATATACAGGAGAAATATCATATAATGAAAAAACTGCAAGCTATAAGTGTCCTCATTGTGGAAATGAAGATGGAATGAAAATGAAAATCCAAAGACGTTGCTGCGGATATATTTCAAATTACAATATAACTCATGCTCTGGAAGGAAGAATGAAAGAAATTAAAAACAGAGCTATACACGTGAAGTAA
- the nrdG gene encoding anaerobic ribonucleoside-triphosphate reductase activating protein has protein sequence MRIISIVNNDPINSMTGYTMTLYFAGCSHKCPGCFSMNTWDYNAGKEYSMDEIKDIILKSRWKNVTFLGGDPLYYENRDEVIELIHFIKENTDKNVYLWTGYLKEEVEKWIDTSLIDYLIDGKFEIDKKDLRLKLRGSSNQRVFHNGKLINI, from the coding sequence ATGAGGATAATATCAATAGTAAATAACGATCCTATAAATAGTATGACTGGATATACAATGACTCTATATTTTGCTGGATGTTCTCATAAATGTCCTGGATGTTTTTCAATGAATACATGGGATTATAACGCAGGAAAAGAATATTCAATGGATGAAATAAAAGATATCATATTAAAATCAAGATGGAAAAATGTAACATTTTTAGGTGGAGATCCCCTATATTATGAAAACAGAGATGAAGTAATAGAGCTTATACACTTTATAAAAGAAAATACTGATAAAAATGTTTATCTATGGACAGGGTATTTAAAAGAAGAAGTAGAAAAATGGATAGATACTTCCCTTATAGACTACCTTATAGATGGAAAATTTGAAATAGACAAAAAAGATTTAAGGCTGAAACTAAGAGGTTCATCAAATCAAAGAGTATTTCACAATGGAAAACTTATAAATATTTAA
- a CDS encoding radical SAM protein — MINSEKVWIGNIYRPPSEAYSIILQVTIGCSHNKCTFCSMYKSKKFSIKPIEKIKSEIEYFRKRVKYAERIFLADGDAMIIPTEMLLEILAYIKKVFPECKRISSYATPKSIELKTNDELRKIRESGISLLYIGLESGDDKVLEKINKGVSSDELTALCKKAKEAGFFLSVTFIAGILGKKDWKDHAVNTGKLISRIEPDYVGILSLMLEEGTEIYTEYLKGEFQEAEGIDILKEIEKMIENINVKAPVIFRANHASNYLNLGGTFPQDKERLISQIKDALDRYDVKDKKYRRL; from the coding sequence ATGATAAATTCAGAAAAAGTATGGATTGGAAATATATATCGTCCGCCCAGTGAAGCCTACAGCATCATACTGCAAGTCACAATTGGGTGTTCTCATAATAAATGTACTTTTTGCAGTATGTATAAAAGTAAAAAGTTTTCTATAAAACCAATAGAAAAAATAAAAAGCGAAATAGAATATTTTAGAAAAAGGGTAAAGTATGCTGAGAGAATCTTTCTTGCTGATGGAGATGCTATGATAATTCCTACAGAAATGCTTTTGGAAATATTAGCATATATAAAGAAAGTATTTCCAGAGTGTAAAAGAATATCTTCTTATGCTACTCCTAAGTCTATAGAATTAAAAACAAATGATGAACTCAGAAAAATAAGAGAGAGTGGAATATCTCTACTATATATAGGACTGGAAAGCGGAGATGATAAAGTTCTGGAAAAGATAAATAAAGGGGTTTCTTCAGATGAACTTACTGCTTTATGTAAAAAAGCAAAAGAAGCAGGATTTTTTCTTTCAGTTACTTTCATAGCTGGAATATTAGGAAAAAAAGACTGGAAAGATCATGCTGTAAACACTGGGAAATTAATAAGCAGGATAGAACCAGATTATGTAGGAATCCTCAGTCTCATGCTGGAAGAAGGAACAGAAATATATACTGAATATCTTAAAGGAGAATTTCAAGAAGCAGAAGGAATTGATATATTAAAAGAAATAGAAAAAATGATAGAAAATATAAATGTAAAAGCCCCTGTTATCTTTAGGGCAAATCATGCTTCTAATTATCTGAACCTTGGAGGTACATTTCCACAGGATAAAGAGAGACTTATTTCTCAAATAAAGGATGCTTTAGATAGATATGATGTAAAAGATAAAAAATATAGAAGGCTTTAA
- a CDS encoding GNAT family N-acetyltransferase, with translation MKYEHTDENDRNFLLLCDELILLFDQIIGDKEKDIDQKRFTKTNNIQDVIIAYEDNLPAGCVSFRKYDAESAEMKRLYVKKIYRKKGIAYTLIKMIEKSAKDKGYKYMVLETGESLEKAMSLYQKMGYTIIDNLGTYGGMGSSLLMKKKL, from the coding sequence GTGAAATATGAACATACAGATGAAAATGATAGAAACTTTCTTTTATTATGTGATGAACTTATACTTTTATTTGATCAAATAATTGGTGATAAAGAAAAAGACATAGATCAAAAAAGATTTACCAAAACTAATAATATTCAAGATGTTATTATTGCCTATGAAGATAATTTGCCGGCAGGGTGTGTAAGCTTTCGTAAATATGATGCTGAGAGTGCAGAAATGAAAAGACTTTATGTTAAAAAAATATATAGAAAAAAAGGAATAGCATATACATTGATAAAGATGATAGAGAAGTCTGCCAAAGATAAAGGATACAAATATATGGTTTTGGAAACTGGAGAAAGTCTGGAAAAAGCAATGTCTCTATATCAGAAAATGGGTTATACAATCATAGATAATTTAGGAACTTATGGTGGAATGGGAAGTTCATTGCTGATGAAAAAGAAACTATGA